ACGGCGCGGTCGGAGAGCTGCTGCATCCAGTCGCGCAGCGCCGCCGGATTCGCCATCTGCCGGGCCGGGTCTACGTCGAGCACCGACACCGCGCCGGCGACGTCTGCGTCCGGGGCGATCCGACCGGCGACCTCGACCATCTGCGCGTCGATCCGGGCGAGTTCGTCCCAGCCCCACGCGTAGGTCTCGTCCAGGTCGATGGTGCTGCCGGTGAAGTACGCCGACCACAGGGCATAGCGGTCGCGGCCCACCGCGTCGCGGTCCGTGGCCTGCTCGATGAGTGTCTCGGTGAGAAACCGGCCGAAGCCGGCCATCGACTCGGCCGCCATCGTCGCGGAGTCCTCCAGCGCCGTACGCAACGCGCCGTCGATGCCGGACCGCGCGACCAGGTCGGCGAAGAAACCGTCACCCGGCGCCCCCGACCACCGGGCGCACTGCTCGGCGCAGCGCTCCACCTGGCGACGGGCCGCCACCCGGCCGTCGGCCGCGGAGGCCTGCAGACTGGCCCGGTATCCCGTCAGGGCGGCGGGCACGGCAGCGAGCCGGGTGGCGATCGTCGCCCACGCGTCGGCGCCGTCGACGTCCATCAGGTCGAAGACCTGGCGCATCATCTGCAGCGGACTGGCGGTGACGTTGAGGTCGCTGGTGAACAACCCCGCGTCGGCAATCTCGACCTCCCGGCTGAGCCGCTCGGCCAGCAACTCGCGGGCGACCCGCGCGTCGTCCGGCGTCTCCGGTACGGCGGCGAGCTCCCGCAGTGTGGCCCGGGCGAGGTCGGCGCGCGCGGCGAATCCGTCCGGGCTGTAGTCGGTCATCTCGGCGTCGTGTCCCGGGACGCCGACGTAGGTGGCGACGCACGGGTCGAGCGCGGCGTAGGCGTCGACGTAACGATCGGCGATCTGGTCGGAGCGACCGGCTGGGCGCGGCGTCATTTCGCGAACCTACCCGCCGGGCCGTCGCCGCGGTGCGCCGCTCAGGTCGGCCACCCGGTCGGCATCACCAACGGTCCGGCGGCGGGCAGTCCGATCCCGGCAGCGAGGTCGGAGAAGCGTCCCCAGGCCTCGAGGCGTACGGCGGCCGCGGACGGGTCCTCGCTGGACTGTGCCGGACGGAGCCGGTCGACCGGTGACAGGTGCGGGAAGACCCGGACGTCGACCGTGTCGTCCCGCGGGGCCAGACCGGCCCTGCGCCGGGCCAGCTCCACCGCCGCCGAGAGGCCCCCGAAGTCGTCGATCAGCCGGTGTTCGCGGGCGTCGGCGCCGGTCCAGACCCGGCCGCGGGCAACGTCGTGCACGTGCTCCCTCGACAACCCCCGGTCGGCGGCAACCTTGGCGGTGAAGTCGTCATAGACCCGGTCCAGCCATCGTTCGAGCAGTGCCAACTGACTCTCGTCGTAACGCCGCCGGGCGGAGAACATGAGCGCGTTGGCGCCGTCGGCCACGGGGTCGGTGCCGATCCCGATCCGGGACAACAGCCCGTCCAGCACGGCCTTGCCACCGAAGACGCCGATCGAGCCGGTCAAGGTCGTCGGCTGAGCGAGCACGGTGTCGGCGGCCATCGCGACGAAGTAGCCACCGGAGCCCGCCACCTCCCCC
The sequence above is a segment of the Mycobacteriales bacterium genome. Coding sequences within it:
- a CDS encoding DUF885 domain-containing protein, with the translated sequence MTPRPAGRSDQIADRYVDAYAALDPCVATYVGVPGHDAEMTDYSPDGFAARADLARATLRELAAVPETPDDARVARELLAERLSREVEIADAGLFTSDLNVTASPLQMMRQVFDLMDVDGADAWATIATRLAAVPAALTGYRASLQASAADGRVAARRQVERCAEQCARWSGAPGDGFFADLVARSGIDGALRTALEDSATMAAESMAGFGRFLTETLIEQATDRDAVGRDRYALWSAYFTGSTIDLDETYAWGWDELARIDAQMVEVAGRIAPDADVAGAVSVLDVDPARQMANPAALRDWMQQLSDRAVDALADIHFDIPAPVRRLECRIAPTHDGGIYYTGPSEDFTRPGRMWWAVPKGVESFTTWRETTTVFHEGVPGHHLQVAQTAYRADKLNRYRRMLCWVPAHGEGWALYAEKLMADLGFLDDPGDRLGMLDAQAFRAARVIVDIGMHLELPIPMGVGFHDGERWSPELGLEFLRLHCSMDDAYLRDELDRYLGWPAQAPCYKVGERLWLAARDDAERRHGDRFDLKAFHAAALDLGSMGLDLLRSELALI